ctGTGGATATAGGATTtctattatattatataatataatataatatagaTTTGTATAACATTAGAGGGTGGgataattatcaaatctttcattaaaagaaattttttaaaaaaaaaaaaaaaaaaatttttcccTTGCGTGTGATCGCGctcaaaaaattaaataataagaGGAAACAGCAAATTAAGGGGGCGAACAAAACAAAGATAAAGATTAATAAACTGTGCCACTTTTTACTTGTACTTGTCCTCGTCCCGCGCCTTCGCCTTCGCCTTTGCCTTCGCCCCTAACctttgttcttgttcttgaCGCCCCCCCCCCCGCCCTGGTTAAACTTCCCCGACTCATAATAATACTTGACAATCTTAAATTCTTcttataattgattatcttctttttacaattaattaaataactTTTACTCTGTAAATGATATTActtcaaaaaaaactgaaGTTCAATATAAATCATGAGCAACAATCTTCTTGGTTTGGAAATTCTATTGTTtatcttttgaaaaatagaCTAGAAAGACGGAATTTGTGTAATTACAGCAATGCTAATACCACAACCATCACTAAAAGACAATGAAGTGATTCAactactacaacaacaacaacagcaacaataGGTTTTTGTGTTTCTGCCGTCTCCAGTTCATTATTCATTTGACAGGGTAATCTATAAGCCTTGTTAAAGCTTGTTTTATGTTTTAATATAAGTAGTACTTCAATCACCATCCAAAGATCGTTAAACACAacctttgttgttgatctATCACCATagtaattttattttttttttttttggttattGTTGGTAATAATCTTACAagtaaaatttttcaaaacaacaacagtaacGAATCTTTTAGTTCAATGTAATACACGCATATAATGCACATAAAGATATCAATGTACATATAAACACAATAAGCTatgatttcattaaataGCGAAAGGAGGTCAAATAACCTATCCGGAAAATTCAATACGACCAACTTGAGTTGTTTGAGTATAAACTTGTTATAAGTTTCAGCTCTCCCATTCATAGCTGGGGTATATATAGGCAGGAATTTCTTCCTTTCTAATACCAAGCTCCAGTAACAGTTGTCTGTCTGGTAGCTCTCTTGCATTATCCGAGCGGAAATTTGCAACAAATTCACCCGGGAATTGATTATTCATAATCTTTAATTCCCTGAGTAAAGAAAGCTGAATACTTCGAGTATCAGAGATCACACATATCATAAAACCAGAGAATTCATCTATTAAAGTATGTTGTGATATAAGTAATGCAAGCACAAAGACGAATCCCCACAGCTGAAAGTTATTACACTGAGGGGTTAAActgaatataataaattaatatgTTATTGTGATTCACGTGTGAAATAGAATATATAGGAAGAGACTTAACTAACTGGTGTGTTAATCCTCGGCACTTGTCCACAAGAGCGGGGATTAATCATAATGTGAAGAGTGTGTTAGAAAGAGGAAGGGAATTATAAGTACTGCAGAATTCCCTTTAGACTAGCCACTAACTGTTGAAGAACTAACGTTCTAAATATATTCAGTATAGGGTATCACCTTAATATTCTATACTATACTTTTACAACAATCTACCTTTAACTCTGTCAAGTTTCACTATGTCTACTCCTACTACTCCTGCTACGGCTGCTTCCATGGGTGGTGATGGCCAATTACAAAGTAATGATATAGTATTTCAAACCATTCACTCTAAACGGACCCAATGTGTCCAGATGAATTCTCTGTAACCTTCTTACAGCTACTCTTTGCGAGGTTCTATTGTGTGATATCTTTTTTGCTATTCACTGCCTTACAATGTATGCAATTCAGTACTTTATTTCTTGCTTCTGGACCGTTCCGTTTCGCAGAAATTTTTCCTTGATCAATTAGTTGATCTAATGCCCGCAAACTCATGTGGTTTGTTTGTAAGTGATAGTAGAAAAGATCTTTCTTGTCATTGCTATTCGCTATGTATTGTGgaaattttaaatcaacaagTTGCTTTACAGCAAGAATATCACATTCCAaatttgttcttgttttatttttcacaCACTTGTTCCTTTCTTTGGTTTCGACCAATGAAGGAACTATACCTGAAATACCAATATATAATCTTGTTTCCGGATCAAATTCAGCAACAATTAGATGCTTAGAGTTGTCCTTTTCAAGACTAAGGCTTACGCCTTCGAAGATGGCTCTATGTCCAAACTTTGTGATGTCACTTAAAGAGATAAGATTTGTGGTGAGatcatcaatataataaacgttttcaattgttaatatataattatgTCCAATATACAAATCCAATTTTCCTTTAGCTGACGATTTAAGTACCTTTCCACCAGCAGTAACGAAAGACATACTTTCGTCAACAACCATATcatctaataaattattatgacCAACAACCGAAACACTAGCCCCAGAGTCAAAGATAAtgttatttttaattggttCTTTTCCACTGATTTCATAAGCACCCAAGATGTTTGAAATTCTAGCTAATGGGTCGGTGTCACTCTTAGAGGAGCCACCTAATCCCTAATCAGATGGGGTTTGAGAACTAGTACTTTTATCAGGATTGTACTTAgctttcttcttcagatTTTTCTTATATTTAGAAGTTCTCTTGCGCCCTTGATTGCCATCAGTTTTATATGTATTAGCTGATTTGTTGGAAGTTTGAAGTTCCTATTTACttggtttttcttttcctttgcCATTGATTGACTGGATGCTGCAAATCTTTTGAGGGTGGAGATCCTGTAAGATACCAGTTTCAGAACGAAATTCACTGAGGAAGGTATCAAAATTTGTGGATTTACCGTTTTTAAAATCTCCGTACAATTTGACTAATGATTTGGTGACCGCATTTCGATTGGGTGCCTTATCACCAGCAAGCAAATACCAAATGGTGAACGAATTGTTATGGTTCACTTGACCAAAAAATTTCAGTAAACTTCCAGCACAATGAGTAGTAGATTGAACTCTTCTACCCAACTCGGTAACGTTAGGTGAATGCATAAAATTAACTTTTAACTCTTTCAAGAGTTTTTTAATGCATTCTTGATCATTAAGAATAGACGACTGCTCAACTCTAATTAAGATCTCTTTCAAGGAGGTCACCTGATTGTAATTTTCAGGAAATCTTTTAAGACTCTTTAAGAGCAGGACAAGTTTTATTTCAAAACATTGACTAAAgaagatttttttcaactggAGATTTTGTTCTACCGTAAGTGATGATTGTTTTATGAAACATCAACTCTAGATTGACAAAAGTCTCTTTACTGACAGCAATACTGAGGGTCAAGACATGATCTAACAATTGGGAGAATGGAGGGTTCTTCAATTCGTTTGTTGCTTGGACATTCCAAATGAATTCTACCTCTTCTTCAGCCCATTGCTTCAAAAATGTCATCCTATCTTGAGAAATCAGATTAAGCTCATCCATGCCTGTTTCGTACAGAGCACGTAACTTCTGTTTTTCGATTTCTGGTAATTTGTCGATTGGATATTTTTCCAACGGATCATAGTCCACTCCCGCAATAGCTTCCTTAGTAGTCAGTTCACTATTATTTTGAGAATCGATTACCAGGGCATCgtcatcaattaatcttTCTGGATCAACTGGCAGGTCAACAACATTTGCCATCTCATTTGAGACTGGTTCAGTTGGATTGACAACGGATTCGCTCCGATTAACTTCGCTGTTTCTGGTTCGTCCAGACATTGCtagttaataaattaaaaaaaatctagAGCTTGAAGAAGCGAAATGGTTATCGCTTTTGACTTCTAATCTATTTAATAATGTGGGTGACTAGTCAACACTAAAATTAGatgaaattataataataaattgtaatATGTATTAACAAAtctataatatatatttcaCTGTAGCCCAATATCAGATATGACTTTCTACACTCTATTACACTATTTCGATAGTGTTCGATCTCGTTAATTAACTAAGGTTTATCAACGATAACAGTAAGTTAGAATTGTGTGTAAGTTCAAGGAACAAATTGACAGTAGTAACACATTTTCTAACaaaactttttttcttaGGAATTCCTGAGATACTTATAGTACAGAAATTCAGTGCCATAGGTGATAACCCGCCGCCCTCACTCGTTTGTAGAATGAGTCTACAGTGTGTACTTCGGTACAAAAGCTCGCTGATCTCTCAGAACGCCGCTTCAAGGAATTATAGCCACAACCACAAGCTTGCCACAAAACCCAATCCTACATAATACCTTGTGTTCAGCACACTTCACAACAACACTAAAAAAATGAActaattattgttttttcgTATATTAAACTTATTCAATAAGTGGTGCTAAATCTTTAGCATGGTAAGGTTCATCAAGATATTTAATATCCTCTTCAGTCAAATTAACTTTGTAAATACCAACTAATTCTTCAGCTTGAGCAAACTTGGAAACACCAGCAATTGGGACAACTCCTTTAGCAATACACCAAGCTAAAGAGACTTGCATCATTGAAGCATTATATTTGATACTCAACTCTTCAACTCTGTTGACAATAGctttatcattttcattgaCATTACTCAAACCAAAAATTCCTGCCCATTGTTTGTTTTctaaaaattgtttatttttatcagAATCAAATGGACGACATAACATACCCCCGGCATTTGGAGACCATGGGATTAAACCAATACCGTGTTTTTTACAATAATCGTTTAATTCTCTGTCGTCTTCACGGTATAACAATGAATAATGACTTTGCATAGAAATGAATTGGTGCCATCCATTGGCTTTAGCAACGTTCTGCAATTCAATAAACTCCCATGTCTTCATCGAGGATGCACCGATATATCTTGTTAACCCttgttcaacaacatcatttAAGGAGTGCATGATTTCTTCATATGTAACGTCACGATCCAAACGATGAATTTGCAACACATCAATATAAGTACCCAATCGTTTGACAGATGCTTCAGCTGCAGCCAAAATATGTTTTCTACTTAATCCTTTGCCATTCATAAAATCAACTTCATCAACCTCACCCATACCTTCTTCAGTAGAATCTTTGACTGGGAAATAACATTTAGTTAAAATAACAATTCTTTCACGTGGAATGTCATATTtcttaataaataaacctAACAATTCTTCAGATTTACCATTAGAATAAGCATCAGCAGTATCAAAAGTACGGAATCCATTATCATAgcaaaatttcaaaatttgtaaacattcatcaatatcaccATTAAATCCCATCCAGTTTGAACCTAATCTCATAGTACCAATAGCAATGGTATTAACTTTTAAACCAGATTTACCTAATCTAGTAACTAATTtggatttatcaattgacatattttgttgatttaagttgtaaaaaaaaaaaatggttgAAAAAGGAGAATACTCtgtgtttgttgtttattctttataggaataaaaaagaattgataatatttctATTGCAAAAAAGGGTTATGTTCTTCTGCCCCTATTTTTATACTTTttagatattgaaaaaaggGATCAACACGGGGCAGAAGGAAATTTGACAAAACTTTAAAGTTTATTCGGCGATTTCCTATTCTGTATATTTCCGACAGAAATATTACCATACGGGATCGGTTTTCTCCTGTGCATCAAATCCCCCGCACCCGAATGCAAATTTCCGGAAAACGGCACGGTTAGATTTTATTTCTCCCCTAATTTAAAACCATCTATAAACCAAACAGTTATCGGAACATGTTTTcactttctttctttccttctTCCCGCCAGAAATGTTAGTAACTGACAAGTCGTTATGGTAAGAATTTCTATATTCAGCTATTTCCTAATAGattctttaaaaatttattttatatcGCTGTGTTGAAGTAACTCTATTTTTGAGGTTGACTCtgttttaataaataaaatgacACCACGCTTTGGTTGAAACCATTCTTACAAAGTCAGTAGCCATATTTAGACAATAGTATAATTCTGCTAATACCTGACAAATGTTCAAATCATTTACTGcgataaataataaaaatctGTAAAATTTGCATCTCGTTACTGTTTTCTCTCCCTATCAGATGATTATACTGTCAATCATTGAATTTCAAGTTCAATATAAATTGTGCAAGTGACATAATAACGGTAACTTTTGGGTTTTGATATAATCTCACTCTGATTTAAGGTAGCACAGTATACATGTATatctaaaaataataagCACAAACTATGAACAAACCTATACTATACTATAAATTTACTCACTGACCCTTGCCAAGTCTTTAGCATGGTAAGGCTCTTCAAGATATTTAATATCTTCCTCAGTTAAATTAACATTGTAAATACCAACTAACTCTTCAGCTTGAGCAAATTTGGAGACACCGGCAATTGGGATCACACCTTTGGCCATACACCAAGCCAAAGAAACTTGCATCATAGACGCATTGTACTTAAGGctcaattcttcaactcTATTAACAATAATCCTATCTGCTTCTCTAGCATTGTCTAATCCAAACAAACTTGACCATTGCTTGTTGTCcaaaaattgtttggttttttcCGCATCAAATGGACGACACAAAACGCCACCACCGTTTGGAGACCAAGGAATTAATCCAATACCATTCTTCTTACAATAGTCATTCAATTCCCTTTCATCTTCACGATATAACAATGAATAGTGGCTTTGCATAGAAATGAATTGATGCCAACCATTTGCTTTAGCTACATTTTGCAACTCAACAAATTCCCAAGTTTTCATAGATGAAGCACCGATATACCTTGTTAACCCCTGTTCAACAACGTCATTCAAAGAACGCATAATTTCTTCGTACGTAACATTACGATCCAAACGATGAATTTGTAAGACATCAATGTATGTACCCAAACGTTTAACAGATGCCTCAGCTGCTGCTAATATATGTTTCCTACTTAATCCTTTACCATtcataaaatcaattggatcAATTTCGAGGGTACTGTCTTCAGCATCATCTTTGACTGAGAAGTAACATTTTGTCAAAATAACAATTCTTTCACGAggaatattatattttttgatGAATAACCCTAATAATTCTTCCGACTTACCATTCGAGTAAGTATCAGCGGTATCAAAAGTACGGAATCCATTATCGTaacaaaatttcaaaattttcaaacattcatcaatatcaccATTAAACCCTCTCCAATTAGATCCCAATCTCATGGTACCAATAGCAACAGTATTGACTTTCAAACCAGATTTACCTAATCTGGTGAccatttttgatttatcgatagacatttttttttttttagataAGGTGAAGTTGTAGTTGTATTTGTTTGTAGTTGTTCTTGATCATGAGAATTAAAACTATGTTTCCATTGACGACAGATTTTTCATTCCTATTTATAGTCAAATCTATAGAATAAGGGGGGTAGCAAGCTCGACAAAACTTGACAAGATTTATACGGTGATTTCTTAATTTGGTAATTTTCCGAAACCAAAACTATTAGCCACTGAGACACACATAGCCACAGGGGTTTGTTCTGACCTCTGCCCACGTACTAATCTCGGAGTAAGTATAGGCgttatttcttcttcccaTAAGGCATTCCATAtcttgtggtggtggttatCGGAG
This is a stretch of genomic DNA from Candida dubliniensis CD36 chromosome 1, complete sequence. It encodes these proteins:
- a CDS encoding uncharacterized protein (polyprotein, fragment pseudogene, putative;~transposable element) — encoded protein: MQESYQTDNCYWSLVLERKKFSPIYTPAMNGRAETYNKFILKQLKLVVLNFPDRLFDLLSLFNEIIAYCVYMYIDIFMCIICVYYIELKDSLSLLF
- a CDS encoding uncharacterized protein (pol protein, fragment pseudogene, putative;~transposable element) yields the protein MVVDESMSFVTAGGKVLKSSAKGKLDLYIGHNYILTIENVYYIDDLTTNLISLSDITKFGHRAIFEGVSLSLEKDNSKHLIVAEFDPETRLYIGISGIVPSLVETKERNKCVKNKTRTNLECDILAVKQLVDLKFPQYIANSNDKKDLFYYHLQTNHMSLRALDQLIDQGKISAKRNGPEARNKVSNCIHCKAVNSKKDITQ
- a CDS encoding aldo-keto reductase, putative (Similar to Candida dubliniensis CSH1;~possibly fungus-specific); translated protein: MSIDKSKLVTRLGKSGLKVNTIAIGTMRLGSNWMGFNGDIDECLQILKFCYDNGFRTFDTADAYSNGKSEELLGLFIKKYDIPRERIVILTKCYFPVKDSTEEGMGEVDEVDFMNGKGLSRKHILAAAEASVKRLGTYIDVLQIHRLDRDVTYEEIMHSLNDVVEQGLTRYIGASSMKTWEFIELQNVAKANGWHQFISMQSHYSLLYREDDRELNDYCKKHGIGLIPWSPNAGGMLCRPFDSDKNKQFLENKQWAGIFGLSNVNENDKAIVNRVEELSIKYNASMMQVSLAWCIAKGVVPIAGVSKFAQAEELVGIYKVNLTEEDIKYLDEPYHAKDLAPLIE
- the CSH1 gene encoding aldo-keto reductase, putative (position of ATG and STOP codons determined based on C. albicans;~possibly fungus-specific) — protein: MSIDKSKMVTRLGKSGLKVNTVAIGTMRLGSNWRGFNGDIDECLKILKFCYDNGFRTFDTADTYSNGKSEELLGLFIKKYNIPRERIVILTKCYFSVKDDAEDSTLEIDPIDFMNGKGLSRKHILAAAEASVKRLGTYIDVLQIHRLDRNVTYEEIMRSLNDVVEQGLTRYIGASSMKTWEFVELQNVAKANGWHQFISMQSHYSLLYREDERELNDYCKKNGIGLIPWSPNGGGVLCRPFDAEKTKQFLDNKQWSSLFGLDNAREADRIIVNRVEELSLKYNASMMQVSLAWCMAKGVIPIAGVSKFAQAEELVGIYNVNLTEEDIKYLEEPYHAKDLARVSE